A single region of the Ziziphus jujuba cultivar Dongzao chromosome 10, ASM3175591v1 genome encodes:
- the LOC107411338 gene encoding probable pyridoxal 5'-phosphate synthase subunit PDX2 isoform X1, translating to MALVGVLALQGSFNEHIAALRRLGVKGVEIRKPEQLENVGSLIIPGGESTTMAKLAEYHNLFPALREFVNMGKPVWGTCAGLIFLANKAAGQKTGGQELVGGLDCTVHRNFFGSQIQSFETELSVPELASKEGGAEFYRGVFIRAPAILDVGPDVLVLADYSLSSKELDSIAALQAQNQEENAWSGKKVIVAVRQGNLLGTAFHPELTADTRWHSYFLRMINDVGEGASSSIVAVGAESQQKEQSRNDLPIFQ from the exons ATGGCCCTCGTCGGCGTCCTTGCTTTACAGGGATCTTTCAACGAACACATTGCAG CGTTGAGGAGGCTAGGAGTAAAAGGGGTGGAGATAAGAAAGCCAGAGCAGCTTGAGAACGTTGGATCCCTCATCATTCCTGGTGGAGAGAGTACCACCATGGCTAAGCTCGCCGAGTACCACAACCTG TTTCCTGCATTGCGTGAGTTTGTTAATATGGGGAAGCCTGTTTGGGGGACATGTGCAGGGCTTATCTTCTTGGCAAACAAAGCTGCGG GACAGAAAACAGGAGGACAGGAGCTGGTTGGAGGCCTAGATTGCACTGTACATCGAAATTTCTTTGGCAGTCAG ATCCAAAGCTTTGAGACAGAACTTTCAGTGCCAGAGCTTGCATCTAAGGAAGGTGGGGCTGAATTTTATCGAGGAGTTTTCATCCGTGCTCCTGCCATCCTTGATGTAGGCCCAGATGTTCTGGTGTTGGCTGACTATTCTCTTTCATCTAAGGAGTTGGATTCAATTGCTGCCCTTCAAGCCCAAAACCAAGAG GAGAATGCTTGGTCTGGAAAGAAAGTAATTGTTGCAGTGAGACAAGGGAACTTGCTTGGAACTGCTTTCCATCCTGAACTAACAGCAGACACTCGGTG GCATAGTTACTTCTTGAGGATGATAAACGATGTTGGAGAAGGGGCCTCAAGCAGTATAGTCGCTGTAGGAGCAGAGTcacaacaaaaagaacaatcaAGGAATGACCTTCCTATATTTCAATAG
- the LOC107411338 gene encoding probable pyridoxal 5'-phosphate synthase subunit PDX2 isoform X2: protein MALVGVLALQGSFNEHIAALRRLGVKGVEIRKPEQLENVGSLIIPGGESTTMAKLAEYHNLGLSSWQTKLRVGFSLFYFLLYRQKTGGQELVGGLDCTVHRNFFGSQIQSFETELSVPELASKEGGAEFYRGVFIRAPAILDVGPDVLVLADYSLSSKELDSIAALQAQNQEENAWSGKKVIVAVRQGNLLGTAFHPELTADTRWHSYFLRMINDVGEGASSSIVAVGAESQQKEQSRNDLPIFQ from the exons ATGGCCCTCGTCGGCGTCCTTGCTTTACAGGGATCTTTCAACGAACACATTGCAG CGTTGAGGAGGCTAGGAGTAAAAGGGGTGGAGATAAGAAAGCCAGAGCAGCTTGAGAACGTTGGATCCCTCATCATTCCTGGTGGAGAGAGTACCACCATGGCTAAGCTCGCCGAGTACCACAACCTG GGCTTATCTTCTTGGCAAACAAAGCTGCGGGTcggtttttctttgttttatttcctATTATACA GACAGAAAACAGGAGGACAGGAGCTGGTTGGAGGCCTAGATTGCACTGTACATCGAAATTTCTTTGGCAGTCAG ATCCAAAGCTTTGAGACAGAACTTTCAGTGCCAGAGCTTGCATCTAAGGAAGGTGGGGCTGAATTTTATCGAGGAGTTTTCATCCGTGCTCCTGCCATCCTTGATGTAGGCCCAGATGTTCTGGTGTTGGCTGACTATTCTCTTTCATCTAAGGAGTTGGATTCAATTGCTGCCCTTCAAGCCCAAAACCAAGAG GAGAATGCTTGGTCTGGAAAGAAAGTAATTGTTGCAGTGAGACAAGGGAACTTGCTTGGAACTGCTTTCCATCCTGAACTAACAGCAGACACTCGGTG GCATAGTTACTTCTTGAGGATGATAAACGATGTTGGAGAAGGGGCCTCAAGCAGTATAGTCGCTGTAGGAGCAGAGTcacaacaaaaagaacaatcaAGGAATGACCTTCCTATATTTCAATAG